From Streptomyces sp. NBC_00683, one genomic window encodes:
- a CDS encoding NYN domain-containing protein: MNDADTQPDEGAGIREQLDRTNELLQRVLAEVSKTPSTHAIFVDAGYVYAAAGLLVTGTEDRRSFDLDAEGLIEAFIDKARTIFADSRLLRVYWYDGARRRIHTVEQQSIAELPDVKVRLGNLNANNQQKGVDSLIRTDLESLARHRAISDAALVGGDEDLVSAVEAAQGYGARVHLWGIEAGEGRNQAEPLLWEVDSQRTFDLDFCRPYVTRRSVTMYEDDSPAPAREDVRFVGAQIAATWLSSRGRESLADLLPGHPYLPGSVDQDLLVEAERLLQHSLRGHAHLRRALRDGFWQHLQAQY; the protein is encoded by the coding sequence ATGAACGACGCGGACACGCAGCCGGACGAAGGAGCGGGCATCCGCGAGCAGCTGGACCGCACCAACGAGCTGCTCCAGCGCGTGCTCGCCGAGGTGTCCAAGACGCCCTCGACCCACGCGATCTTCGTGGACGCGGGTTATGTCTACGCCGCGGCCGGGCTGCTCGTCACCGGCACCGAGGACCGCCGATCCTTCGACCTCGACGCGGAAGGGCTGATCGAGGCCTTCATCGACAAGGCCCGCACGATCTTCGCGGACAGCAGGCTGCTGCGCGTGTACTGGTACGACGGAGCCAGGCGCCGGATCCACACGGTCGAGCAGCAGTCCATCGCGGAGCTCCCCGACGTCAAGGTCAGGCTCGGCAACCTCAACGCCAACAACCAGCAGAAGGGCGTCGACTCGCTGATCCGTACCGACCTCGAGTCACTGGCCAGGCACCGGGCCATCAGCGACGCGGCACTCGTCGGCGGCGACGAGGACCTGGTCTCGGCCGTCGAGGCGGCACAGGGCTACGGGGCACGCGTCCACCTCTGGGGCATCGAGGCCGGCGAAGGACGCAACCAGGCCGAGCCGCTGCTCTGGGAGGTCGACAGCCAGCGCACCTTCGACCTCGACTTCTGCCGCCCGTACGTGACCCGGCGCTCCGTCACGATGTACGAGGACGACAGCCCGGCACCGGCCCGCGAGGACGTCCGCTTCGTCGGCGCGCAGATCGCCGCCACCTGGCTCTCCTCGCGCGGCCGGGAATCCCTCGCCGATCTGCTGCCGGGACACCCCTACCTGCCGGGCTCCGTCGACCAGGACCTGCTCGTCGAGGCCGAGCGGCTGCTCCAGCACTCACTGCGCGGGCACGCGCACCTGAGGCGAGCGCTGCGCGACGGCTTCTGGCAGCACCTGCAGGCGCAGTACTGA
- a CDS encoding MarC family protein produces the protein MFDVAVFGSLFLTLFVIMDPPGITPIFLALTAGRPAKVQRRMALQAVAVAFGVIAVFGLLGQQILDYLHVSVPALMIAGGLLLLLIALDLLTGKTDEPTQTKDVNVALVPLGMPLLAGPGAIVSVILAVQHADDAAGQLSVWSAIIAMHVVLWVTMRYSLLIIRVIKDGGVVLVTRLAGMMLSAIAVQQIINGVTQVIQNS, from the coding sequence GTGTTCGACGTCGCTGTCTTCGGATCCCTTTTTCTCACCCTTTTTGTGATTATGGATCCCCCCGGAATCACTCCGATCTTCCTGGCCCTCACCGCGGGCCGTCCCGCCAAGGTGCAGCGCAGGATGGCCCTTCAGGCGGTCGCGGTCGCCTTCGGGGTGATCGCCGTCTTCGGTCTGCTCGGTCAGCAGATCCTCGACTACCTGCATGTCTCCGTCCCCGCGCTGATGATCGCGGGCGGGCTGCTCCTGCTGCTGATCGCGCTGGACCTGCTCACCGGCAAGACGGACGAGCCGACGCAGACCAAGGACGTCAATGTGGCTCTCGTTCCGCTGGGGATGCCGCTGCTCGCCGGGCCCGGCGCCATCGTGTCGGTGATTCTGGCGGTGCAGCACGCGGACGACGCGGCCGGTCAGCTCTCGGTCTGGTCGGCGATCATCGCCATGCACGTCGTGCTCTGGGTGACCATGCGCTATTCGCTGTTGATCATCCGTGTGATCAAGGACGGCGGTGTGGTGCTGGTGACCCGGCTCGCCGGAATGATGCTCTCGGCCATCGCCGTCCAGCAGATCATCAACGGGGTCACCCAGGTCATCCAGAACTCCTGA
- a CDS encoding PHP domain-containing protein — protein MRIDLHTHSTASDGTDTPAELVARAAAAGLDVVALTDHDTVGGHAEAAAALPEGLTLVTGAELSCRIDGIGLHMLAYLFDPSEPELARERELVRDDRVPRAQTMVAKLRELGVPVTWEQVARIAGDGSVGRPHIATALVDLGVVDTVSDAFTPAWLANGGRAYAEKHELDPFDAIRLVKAAGGVTVFAHPLAVKRGDVVPEAAIARLAAAGLDGIEVDHMDHDEPTRARLRGLAGDLGLLPTGSSDYHGTRKTVRLGEYTTDPEIYGEITRRATGAFPVPGAGGARRA, from the coding sequence GTGCGCATCGATCTGCACACCCACTCCACCGCGTCGGACGGCACGGACACCCCCGCCGAACTGGTGGCCCGTGCCGCCGCGGCGGGCCTGGACGTCGTCGCCCTCACCGACCACGACACGGTGGGTGGGCACGCGGAAGCGGCCGCGGCCCTTCCTGAGGGCCTCACGCTCGTCACGGGCGCCGAGCTCTCCTGCCGCATCGACGGCATCGGCCTGCACATGCTGGCGTACCTCTTCGATCCCTCGGAGCCCGAACTGGCGCGCGAGCGCGAGCTCGTACGGGACGACCGGGTGCCGCGCGCGCAGACGATGGTGGCCAAGCTCCGGGAACTCGGCGTACCGGTCACCTGGGAGCAGGTCGCGCGGATCGCCGGGGACGGCTCCGTGGGCCGTCCCCACATCGCCACCGCGCTGGTGGACCTCGGCGTCGTCGACACCGTCTCCGACGCCTTCACGCCGGCCTGGCTCGCGAACGGCGGACGCGCCTACGCGGAGAAGCACGAACTCGACCCGTTCGACGCGATCCGGCTGGTCAAGGCCGCCGGCGGCGTCACGGTCTTCGCCCACCCGCTCGCCGTCAAGCGCGGCGACGTGGTGCCCGAGGCGGCGATCGCCCGTCTGGCGGCCGCGGGGCTCGACGGCATCGAGGTGGACCACATGGACCACGACGAGCCCACCAGGGCCCGGCTGCGCGGCCTCGCGGGCGACCTGGGGCTGCTGCCCACCGGGTCCAGCGACTACCACGGCACCCGCAAGACCGTACGGCTCGGGGAGTACACCACCGATCCCGAGATCTACGGCGAGATCACCCGGCGCGCCACGGGAGCCTTCCCGGTGCCGGGAGCCGGCGGAGCCCGCCGGGCGTAA
- a CDS encoding DUF6758 family protein: MRGEPSCPKCGGRVRAPGLFADSWQCPEHGQVHPMQPVIPPSVEALGVVVHRAQVPVWMPWPLPVGWLFTGVAYAGDDRSGGRATAMACSGPGPLGGMGELLLVAEELGVGLGARYAGIEGLDPGAGFGAEGAPDAKVHAAGRPTPLWHVKDAPDDRAVFAGEARGLWLWAIIWPEQSGLLMYDELVLTDLRDAGAEVDLLPCGALTPRLLTPP, from the coding sequence ATGAGGGGCGAACCCAGTTGCCCGAAGTGCGGTGGCCGGGTCAGGGCGCCCGGTCTGTTCGCCGATTCCTGGCAGTGCCCCGAGCACGGCCAGGTGCATCCGATGCAGCCGGTGATCCCACCCAGTGTCGAGGCGCTGGGCGTGGTGGTGCACCGGGCTCAGGTGCCGGTGTGGATGCCGTGGCCGCTCCCGGTCGGCTGGCTGTTCACCGGCGTGGCGTACGCCGGTGACGACCGCAGCGGCGGCCGGGCGACCGCGATGGCGTGCTCCGGCCCCGGTCCGCTCGGGGGCATGGGCGAGCTGCTGCTCGTCGCGGAGGAACTCGGCGTCGGACTCGGCGCGCGCTACGCGGGCATCGAGGGCCTGGACCCCGGTGCCGGATTCGGTGCCGAGGGCGCACCGGACGCCAAGGTGCACGCCGCAGGGCGTCCCACTCCGCTCTGGCACGTCAAGGACGCCCCGGACGACCGGGCGGTGTTCGCGGGCGAGGCACGCGGTCTGTGGCTCTGGGCAATCATCTGGCCCGAACAGTCCGGCCTCCTGATGTACGACGAACTGGTGCTGACCGATCTGCGCGACGCCGGCGCGGAGGTGGACCTCCTCCCGTGCGGGGCCCTCACACCCCGGCTGCTCACGCCGCCCTGA